In Thermococcus chitonophagus, the genomic stretch GTAAGAGCACGATCACTAGGCTTGCACTTCAAAGGACGAGAGCAAAGTTTAGGCTTGTTAATTTTGGTGACTTAATGTTTGAGGAGGCCGTTAGAGCTGGTCTTGTAAAGCACAGGGATGAAATGAGAAAACTCCCCCTCCCCGTTCAGAGGGAACTTCAAAAGAAAGTAGCAGAAACGATAGTTGAAATGGCTAAAAAGGAGCCTATATTGATAGATACTCATGCAACGATAAAAACTCCTCATGGGTACCTTTTAGGTCTTCCCTATGATGTAATAAGAACTCTTAATCCAAATTTTATCGTGATAATAGAAGCAACTCCGGCGGAGATACTAGGAAGGAGACTTAGAGATCTAAAGAGGGATAGAGATGTGGAAACTGAGGAACAAATACAAAGGCATCAAGATTTAAATAGGGCTGCAGCAATAGCCTATGCAATGCATTCAAATGCCTTGATAAAGATAATAGAGAACCATGAGGATAAGGGTCTTGAGGAAGCTGTTAATGAGCTTGTAAAAATACTGGACCTGGCGGTGGAGGAGTATGCTTGAGGGTATATACCTTGCATTAGACGAGTTATTTGGCCCCCTTTTGAGGTCTGCCCATCCTATGTGGGTTGTTACGGTTTCAGGTGCAATACTAGGTGCATTCTTCGTGTTCCTAAACTACATCTTCGTTGATCAGGAAAAGATGAAAAAGTTGCAGAAGATGGCGAAGGAAATTCAAGAGGAGTTCAAGAAGGCAAGAGAATCTGGGGATGAGAAAAAGCTAAGGAAGGTTCAGCAGAAACAACTAGAACTTCTAAAGCTCCAAAACGAGCTCATGAAAGATGCTTTCTTCAAGCCAATGCTTATCAGTTGGCCTTTAATGATAATCTTCTGGGGCTGGCTGAGGAGATGGTACATGGAGGTTGCGATAGTTAAGTATCCGTTTAACTTCTTCCTATTTGACATCTTCCATAAGATGTATCACTCCGCACTAAAGCCTGATGAACTTGGCTACTTCGGCTGGTATTTCCTCACCAGCTATGTTGTTGGTTCGGTGCTGAGAAAAATATTGGATATGGCTTAACCAATCTGGAAGGCTGAGCTCCTCAGCTCTCCCCGCTCAAATCTCCATGGATCGAACCAATCCCAGTCTAGTGGCACTTTTGTTCTTCCCTTTACTATCTTCTCAGCCAATGCTTGAGCAACCGCTGGGGCCATCATGAATCCGTGTCCTGAGAATCCTATAGCCACGTAGAAATTCTCGGTTAATTTTCCAATAGCGGGATTGTTGTCGAGGGTTCTTGCGTAGTGCCCCGCCCACTGTCTCACAATGTGAACATGCCTCAAGGCTGGAACTATCTTAACTGCCCACCTTAAAACCTCCTTAGCGAATTCGTAGGTTGGCGTTACATCGTCTGGTGAAGATTCGTACTCAAGGGCCGTTCCGCATATAACTCCTCCATCTTCTCCATCTTGAATTACATAACTATCGTTCCATGCCGGAGGGCAGACGAGGGGTTCTATTTGACCCCTCTCTATTGGCTCTGTCTTCACAAGCTGATGCTTAAAGGGCTTTATTGGAACAACGTCCTTCCCTATCATGGCATTAATTTCCCTTGCCCATGCGTTTGTTGCATTTACTATAATATCCACCTTGAACTCTCCCCTCGTGGTCTTTATTTTCCATCCTTCCTCTATGCCAATAACCTTTGTATACTCGTAGAACTTAACTCCAAGCCTCTCTCCAGCCTTTCTGTATGCATAAAGAGTGTGAAATGGGCTTGCCTTACCATCCTCAGGATTCCACGCCCCTGCAAGGAAGGCATCTGCATTTAAGGGCGGAACTATCTCCTTAGCTTCTTCAGGGGTTATCAGCTTAGTGGGCACTCCGAACTTGTTCTGGAGCTTTATGTTGTTCTTAAATGCCTCGACTTCCTCCTCGCTGGTTGCTAAGAATAGATAACCGGTCTGCTGGAACATCACGTCATGACCCAGCTCATCACTCAGCTCATTCCACCTGTCTATTGAATACTTCATCAGCTTTATATTAGCCTCATCCGTGAACTGGGCCCTAATTCCGCTTGCACACCTGAATGTTGAGCCCGAGCCGAGATACTTCTTCTCAAACACAACAACTTCCTCGCCAAGCTTTGCAAGCTCGTAAGCTGTAGCAACTCCTATTATTCCTCCTCCGATTATTCCAATCATTTCTCTCCCTCCACGAGGGCCTCAATCTTTACAGGCCTAACCGGAAACCTCGCGTTAGGTAATGGTATCTCTTCTGGCCTTCTTCCGGTTTTTCTAGCTAGAATCGAGATAACTATTGGAATACATGTTCTGCCTTGGCAGGGCCCCATACCTATTCTCAGGAGTCTCCTGAGCTCTTCAAGGTCGGTAACTCCCTCATCTATCAGCTTTTCAATTTCTTCAACTGTTACATCATTGCACCTGCAGACTATTCTCATTCTCTCACCACCTTAACTGCCCTTACATCCCAGGCAAGCTCTATCGGCACCTCAACCGTTATTATTGGAGTATCTCCTCTTGCCTTCTCCCTGGGGACTACCGAAACTACTTTCCCTTTTCCAACTTTCTCTCCAACCCTATCCAGAAGAACTACTTCTTCGCCGGGCTTTGGAAGTGGGAGAAGCTCGTGTGGCATGGTTATCCTTGCCCTGTCTCCTACGTAGTGGATCATGAAGAATGCCAGCCCAGGGCAGACCTGAACGCAGAGTGAGCAACCTATGCACTTTTCATAGTCTACTTTGGGGATGTCGTTCGGATGCTCCATTATTACGGCGTTGGTTGGGCATATCTCCTTGCATGGGGTGCATGGTATCTGTTGAGGGCACTCTGGAACGGCAACGGGCCTTTTCCTAAGCCTATCTTCGCTCGGTTTTGGAATTATTGAGAATAGCTCTTCGGGAGTTATATACCCGAACCTTAAATAATTTGGAATCTCGCTCATTGCAAAGCCTCCAGAAGCTTTTTAATACCTTCAACAACGTGCTTTCCAAATGGACCGGAGCGGAATTCCTCGAGGTCTCTCTGGGCCTTCTCTATCTCTCCAATCCAGTTCTCGTCGGCAATTCCAAGCCTTAATGCTGCTGCAATTCCTGCTATCTTGCCTTCAAGCATTGCTGTAGTGGCTTCTTCTATTCCAGCCGTATCGCCCGCGACGAATATCCCTCTGACCGTCGTTTCCATCCACTCATCTCTAATAGCAATATGTCCTCCAAGCTCTCTAACATACTTTATCTGGCATCCAGCCTGTTGTAGCAGTTCTACGCTGGGTCTCAGGCCGACTGCAATTGCGATTAGATCCACTTCAAACTCTTTCTTCGTTCCGGGAATTGGTTGCCACTTTTCATCGATCTCAGCTATAACTGCCCTCTCAACCCTCTCTTTCCCTTCAGCCTTGAGAATTGTGTGCCTGGTTAAAATTGGAACTCCTAGCCTTCTAACCTTTGCAGCATGAACGAAGTATCCTCCAATCCTGGGCATCGCTTCAACTATCGCCTTAACCTCCACTCCTGCCTGTATGAGCTGGTAGGCCAAAATAAGACCGACGTTTCCAGCACCAACTATTAGGGCCCTCCCTCCTGGTTTTATCCCATAAGTATTCATAAGCGTTTGAATGGCTCCAGCTCCATATATTCCTGGGAGATCATTGTTCTCAAAGGGAACGGTTTTCTCCATGGCTCCAGTGGCCACTATTACCGCTCTTCCGTGGAATTCTATGAGTTCCTTTTCCTTTCTAACCCCAACCACGAGCTTTTCGTTGCCATTCTGGAATATGCCCACGGCAGAGGTCTCCAAGTACACATTAATATCCCTCTTTCTTACCTCTTCCTCAAGAATCTCTGCGATCTTTATTCCTCTAATCCCTGCAAACTGCTCTCTCTTTCCAAAGAACTTGTGGGTCTGCTTTACAAGCTGTCCTCCCAGCATTGGATTCTCATCTATGAGAACGACCTTAGCTCCCGCATCGTGAGCGTTTATCGCTGCCATTAGGCCCGCGGGCCCTCCACCTATTACAATTATATCTGCCTGAACTTTCTCTGCCTTCCTATTTTCTTTGTACCCAATATCTTTGGGCAATACTGGCTTGTTTTCCTCTATTTTCATACCATCTTCAGCGAGGGTTATACATGTTCTCACGTTTGGAATCC encodes the following:
- a CDS encoding adenylate kinase, which encodes MPFVVIITGIPGVGKSTITRLALQRTRAKFRLVNFGDLMFEEAVRAGLVKHRDEMRKLPLPVQRELQKKVAETIVEMAKKEPILIDTHATIKTPHGYLLGLPYDVIRTLNPNFIVIIEATPAEILGRRLRDLKRDRDVETEEQIQRHQDLNRAAAIAYAMHSNALIKIIENHEDKGLEEAVNELVKILDLAVEEYA
- a CDS encoding EMC3/TMCO1 family protein — encoded protein: MLEGIYLALDELFGPLLRSAHPMWVVTVSGAILGAFFVFLNYIFVDQEKMKKLQKMAKEIQEEFKKARESGDEKKLRKVQQKQLELLKLQNELMKDAFFKPMLISWPLMIIFWGWLRRWYMEVAIVKYPFNFFLFDIFHKMYHSALKPDELGYFGWYFLTSYVVGSVLRKILDMA
- a CDS encoding NAD(P)/FAD-dependent oxidoreductase; amino-acid sequence: MIGIIGGGIIGVATAYELAKLGEEVVVFEKKYLGSGSTFRCASGIRAQFTDEANIKLMKYSIDRWNELSDELGHDVMFQQTGYLFLATSEEEVEAFKNNIKLQNKFGVPTKLITPEEAKEIVPPLNADAFLAGAWNPEDGKASPFHTLYAYRKAGERLGVKFYEYTKVIGIEEGWKIKTTRGEFKVDIIVNATNAWAREINAMIGKDVVPIKPFKHQLVKTEPIERGQIEPLVCPPAWNDSYVIQDGEDGGVICGTALEYESSPDDVTPTYEFAKEVLRWAVKIVPALRHVHIVRQWAGHYARTLDNNPAIGKLTENFYVAIGFSGHGFMMAPAVAQALAEKIVKGRTKVPLDWDWFDPWRFERGELRSSAFQIG
- a CDS encoding (2Fe-2S)-binding protein produces the protein MRIVCRCNDVTVEEIEKLIDEGVTDLEELRRLLRIGMGPCQGRTCIPIVISILARKTGRRPEEIPLPNARFPVRPVKIEALVEGEK
- a CDS encoding 4Fe-4S dicluster domain-containing protein translates to MSEIPNYLRFGYITPEELFSIIPKPSEDRLRKRPVAVPECPQQIPCTPCKEICPTNAVIMEHPNDIPKVDYEKCIGCSLCVQVCPGLAFFMIHYVGDRARITMPHELLPLPKPGEEVVLLDRVGEKVGKGKVVSVVPREKARGDTPIITVEVPIELAWDVRAVKVVRE
- a CDS encoding FAD-dependent oxidoreductase; translated protein: MRINEHPILSFKRGREITIYYKGRPIKAYEGETIAAALHAAGIKVLNYSRVRKRPRGLFCAIGKCSSCLMTVNGIPNVRTCITLAEDGMKIEENKPVLPKDIGYKENRKAEKVQADIIVIGGGPAGLMAAINAHDAGAKVVLIDENPMLGGQLVKQTHKFFGKREQFAGIRGIKIAEILEEEVRKRDINVYLETSAVGIFQNGNEKLVVGVRKEKELIEFHGRAVIVATGAMEKTVPFENNDLPGIYGAGAIQTLMNTYGIKPGGRALIVGAGNVGLILAYQLIQAGVEVKAIVEAMPRIGGYFVHAAKVRRLGVPILTRHTILKAEGKERVERAVIAEIDEKWQPIPGTKKEFEVDLIAIAVGLRPSVELLQQAGCQIKYVRELGGHIAIRDEWMETTVRGIFVAGDTAGIEEATTAMLEGKIAGIAAALRLGIADENWIGEIEKAQRDLEEFRSGPFGKHVVEGIKKLLEALQ